One Bacteroidota bacterium genomic window carries:
- a CDS encoding class I SAM-dependent rRNA methyltransferase: MADTSQFKIELKSGKDQSVRRYHPWIFSGAIKTIIGKPEEGDLVEVYDNNKEFLALGHYQIGSIAVRLFTFDDIVPDYNFWYNKILSAYMLRSQLALVNSPLTNVYRLIHAEGDGIPGLIIDYYDGHVVMQIHSVGIYRLRDWLVQIIKEIYGEDLKTIYDKSESTMPFKGPVAGINTHLEGDSENCVVKENGLNFEIDWTLGQKTGFFIDQRDNRLLLQHYARDRAVLNMFCYTGGFSVYALRGGAQLVHSVDSSAKAIELVNKNVDLNFTNGAHEAFAADAFKYLDGSKDQYDLIVLDPPAFAKRLNALNNALQGYKRLNQVALEQIKPGGILFTFSCSQVVTKENFRKSVFAAAANARRNVRILHQLTQPADHPVSIYHPEGEYLKGLVLYVE; encoded by the coding sequence ATGGCAGATACGAGCCAGTTTAAGATAGAGCTCAAATCGGGAAAGGACCAGTCGGTTAGAAGGTATCACCCCTGGATTTTCTCAGGAGCCATTAAAACCATAATCGGTAAACCTGAGGAGGGCGATTTGGTAGAAGTGTATGATAACAACAAGGAGTTTCTGGCCCTAGGCCATTACCAGATAGGTTCTATCGCCGTGCGCTTGTTTACTTTTGACGATATTGTGCCCGACTACAATTTCTGGTACAACAAAATACTAAGTGCCTACATGTTGAGGTCGCAACTCGCACTGGTGAACTCACCGCTCACCAATGTTTACAGGCTTATACATGCCGAAGGCGACGGTATTCCAGGCCTCATAATCGATTATTATGACGGGCATGTGGTCATGCAAATCCATTCGGTGGGCATTTATCGTTTACGCGATTGGTTGGTGCAGATTATCAAGGAAATATATGGCGAGGATCTGAAGACAATTTATGATAAAAGCGAGTCGACCATGCCGTTTAAAGGCCCTGTTGCCGGAATCAACACGCACCTTGAAGGTGATTCTGAAAATTGTGTAGTGAAAGAAAACGGGCTAAACTTCGAAATTGATTGGACCCTCGGCCAGAAAACAGGTTTCTTTATCGATCAGCGCGATAACCGACTGCTTTTACAACATTATGCCAGGGACAGGGCCGTGCTCAATATGTTTTGTTATACAGGAGGATTTTCGGTGTATGCGCTCAGGGGAGGAGCACAATTGGTGCACTCTGTCGATAGTTCTGCCAAGGCAATTGAGCTGGTCAATAAAAATGTTGACCTTAACTTTACTAATGGGGCTCATGAAGCATTTGCTGCAGATGCCTTTAAATACCTCGATGGGTCAAAAGACCAATACGACCTTATTGTGCTCGATCCGCCTGCTTTTGCCAAACGGCTTAATGCTTTGAACAATGCACTTCAGGGTTATAAACGCCTCAACCAGGTTGCATTGGAGCAGATAAAACCAGGTGGCATTTTGTTTACTTTTTCCTGTTCACAGGTGGTTACCAAGGAAAATTTTCGCAAGTCGGTATTTGCTGCAGCAGCCAATGCCCGCAGAAATGTTCGGATTCTACATCAACTCACCCAACCTGCGGATCACCCGGTAAGTATTTACCATCCTGAAGGGGAATACCTGAAAGGATTGGTTCTTTACGTAGAATAA
- the yaaA gene encoding peroxide stress protein YaaA, with protein sequence MITILSPAKNLNFKGEAQTKKYSLPEYSAKSAELIAELKKYSPGNLRELMDISDGLGELNFIRFQNWKPEHSPENCRQAILAFNGEVYNGLKASTLSQENLLFAQEHIRILSGLYGILRPLDLIQPYRLEMGTKLTVHTHKNLYSFWNGIISSALHTELGKHKEPYLVNLASNEYSKATLPEGFGKYLITPVFKESKSDEYKVITVYAKKARGLMTRFIIDNEINKPSELKDFDLEGYGFSAKLSTATEWVFTR encoded by the coding sequence ATGATTACGATCTTATCGCCTGCCAAGAACCTAAATTTTAAAGGCGAAGCCCAAACTAAAAAATACAGTTTACCGGAATATAGCGCCAAATCGGCCGAACTGATTGCTGAGCTTAAAAAATATTCGCCGGGCAATTTGCGTGAATTGATGGATATCAGCGATGGCCTGGGTGAATTGAATTTTATTCGATTTCAGAACTGGAAACCCGAGCATTCTCCCGAGAATTGCCGTCAGGCCATATTGGCATTTAACGGGGAGGTTTACAATGGATTAAAAGCTTCGACCCTTTCTCAAGAGAACCTTCTTTTTGCCCAGGAACACATACGCATTTTATCGGGACTATATGGCATCTTACGCCCACTTGACCTTATTCAACCTTATCGGCTGGAGATGGGCACCAAACTTACCGTGCATACACACAAAAACCTCTATTCTTTCTGGAATGGTATTATTTCAAGTGCTTTGCATACAGAATTGGGCAAACACAAAGAACCCTACCTTGTGAACCTTGCCTCGAACGAATATTCGAAAGCTACCCTGCCCGAAGGTTTCGGCAAGTATTTGATAACTCCTGTGTTTAAAGAAAGTAAAAGCGACGAATACAAAGTAATTACGGTGTATGCGAAAAAAGCCCGTGGGTTAATGACTCGATTTATCATCGACAATGAAATAAACAAACCATCGGAACTAAAAGATTTCGACCTCGAGGGCTATGGGTTTAGCGCAAAACTCAGCACGGCCACCGAATGGGTTTTTACACGGTAA